Proteins encoded in a region of the Planococcus citri chromosome 1, ihPlaCitr1.1, whole genome shotgun sequence genome:
- the LOC135833407 gene encoding helicase domino-like isoform X2, producing MAGGVHASSPGSATVTHQMGHSVRRPEYSIHLNGETTSSTRKRRRSSDAGYQLDSKRACIYNQLLTDMIIEKEKYLYVSLLEKYRNTDQDDFLEFIDKTSYPGNVLPFPTPLEPRHEYLSSEPDPFKQSLRKLIEKDLKKERSNHVVENNSQQIVAKNEASSRVSDSQQTVVKAKQLPNQSGDNSQQIVVKAKQEAYVLQRVAELQKAGLWPEKKLSKVQEPPRTKAHWDYVLEELEWLATDFAQERKWKKAAARKRSRMIQKHFQEREALVLKAAKAAELHKRRIASHTAKMVKLFWSNVEKLVDFKQQTKLKEKRQQALDQHLSFIVDKTEKYSSLVAESMNKSTNRAQSPDENSDAEFEPNQSSSDDEETIEAEEKIRGAEVDHSKEIEMLKRESELPLEDLLNQLPSEYLNNVPIDDKISNEKPIDDDDEYKMEDDESDDETTLLEEEKRQGKVDYKSEIAELQADNNLSIEELMKKYAADAPTGNSIDSNSQSESSSESTAEESAAESDASDNENSTIDNSDDEDDENDEDDDDDDDEDDDDESKSDDSDESSDGLMSLLKDSTLENGDMNEENTDEKIDDVAAIAESIQPKGNTLSSTSVVTKVPFLLKHTLREYQHIGLDWLVTMYERKLNGILADEMGLGKTIQTIALLAHLASDKEDWGPHLIIVPTSVMLNWEMECKKWCPAFKILTYYGNPKERKLKRSGWTKPNTFHVCITSYKLVLQDHHCFRRKKWKYLILDEAQNIKNFKSQRWQRLLNFDSERRLLLTGTPLQNNLMELWSLMHFLMPNLFASHHEFKEWFSNPVTGMIEGNAEYNENIIKRLHKVLRPFLLRRLKTEVEKQLPSKYEHVVMCRLSNRQRYLYDDFMSRAKTKETLSSGNLLSVINVLMQLRKVCNHPNLFEPRPIISPFQMEALDYQTASLVFAALDYAPFERVNLDSLNLRIVDSETELTAWAVHRLNKLRVPRRLIQEIDKAPEEPPPLPNVLMNVRLRRRSSTPASRPLPPLSLLSSSKFVVETSPVCSSANNSIKSNNTLMKGNSKITSYFKTASTLPTSVATVVATSPVTTVSTTPTMFPAGMKTATAATYTVVSNPISAPATGATGSVVPKLRLAQVYRNIVPQDDVNNMAVKTIKPVGNATTTMPISTTNLTFQFKGGTTLNALAPGKICFTTAGSKIPIQATVLRNMLPVSSPLKMNNNNAIVATASGSSQPSIMQTVGGQKTYIALPANSMTISPGQKVILKNVNASDLKAPVIKLPQLAQSNYYTSSNVLVNNAPKTTSVTIPKPISATNCSPTQSNAGSPSSSASFASSLSSASSSGTTTRSRHHHDSSKIKEDSSSLEDPIIVEKRRHMRREKLRILGVTNDRKSSPYVVYGSDVRDSLKITADVASSSSSTLSNSDSDSEKYWKYAGHVNCVNAQYAKHVYDMCYTLTNALSDSVKSIEERIQDLSETFSRFIVYVPAVNARRPSMHVSRPNPSKSWSMRYTEAVLERELTPKAVCLHQVVSKMSTAFPDSRLIQYDCGKLQTLDTLLRRLKAGQHRVLIFTQMARMLDVLETFLTFHGHIYLRLDGSTRIDQRQVLMERFNADKRYFCFILSTRSGGIGVNLTGADTVIFYDSDWNPTMDAQAQDRCHRIGQTRDVHIYRLISDKTVEENILKKANQKKLLGDLAIEGGNFTTAYFKSTTIHDLFNVDLDESDPAKRMSDIAPPEATNSSAQSNGSAAGTAAVATTGVEKSTLNAYETALAAVEDETDVNAAKTAKEEAVAELEEFDENIPLVDNDNADNSTLPTEAEQKVNALLEQLTPIERWALQFMETVDAEWAEEQLAAAEAEIEQQKKEWEMERLAIEQADERSKRRRLEDGSADTEDDNASTSASTSSALSTHHNLTRQSSTSGGDSKHHNQLSASTSAAAESSSSHHSRLRSTKKDKQSTTPVTRRMANNRRSVAGGSGAGHGESNNDTRKRHAGNASRLSV from the exons ATGGCAGGTGGAGTACATGCTTCTTCCCCGGGCTCTGCAACTGTCACTCATCAG ATGGGACATTCAGTCCGTCGTCCAGAATACTCGATTCATTTAAATGGCGAAACGACGAGTTCGACGAGAAAACGTAGACGAAGTTCCGATGCCGGTTATCAGTTGGATTCGAAACGAGCGTGTATTTACAATCAACTTCTAACCGATATGATTATCGAAAAGGAGAAATATTTGTACGTCTCGTTATTGGAAAAATACAGAAACACAGATCAAGATGATTTTCTCGAATTCATCGACAAAACCAGCTACCCCGGTAACGTATTACCATTTCCAACACCACTCGAACCCAGACACGAGTATTTATCCAGCGAACCGGATCCTTTCAAACAATCGTTacgaaaattgatcgaaaaagatttaaaaaaag AACGGTCGAATCACGTTGTCGAAAACAATTCCCAGCAAATCGTTGCCAAAAATGAAGCATCCAGTCGAGTATCAGATTCGCAGCAAACAGTTGTCAAAGCCAAACAGCTACCGAATCAATCAGGCGATAATTCCCAGCAAATTGTGGTCAAAGCGAAACAG GAAGCTTATGTACTTCAGAGGGTAGCGGAGCTCCAGAAAGCAGGTCTATGGCCTgagaaaaagttatcaaaagtGCAAGAACCGCCTCGAACAAAGGCTCACTGGGATTACGTTCTGGAAGAATTAGAATGGCTGGCTACAGATTTCGCCCAAGAACGTAAATGGAAGAAGGCAGCCGCCAGAAAA AGAtctcgaatgattcaaaaacatttccaaGAAAGAGAAGCCCTCGTACTTAAAGCAGCCAAAGCAGCCGAATTACACAAACGAAGAATAGCGAGTCATACAgccaaaatggtgaaattatttTGGAGTAATGTGGAAAAA CTCGTGGATTTTAAACAACAAACCAAGCTAAAAGAAAAACGTCAGCAAGCCTTGGATCAACATCTTAGCTTTATTGTagataaaactgaaaaatactcATCACTGGTGGCCGAAAGTATGAATAAATCTACGAACAGAGCTCAGTCACCGGACGAGAATTCCGATG CCGAATTTGAACCGAATCAAAGCTCTAGCGATGATGAAGAAACAATCGAGGCTGAAGAAAAAATCAGAGGTGCTGAAGTAGATCATAGtaaagaaattgaaatgctTAAACGAGAATCCGAGTTACCTTTGGAAGATCTCTTGAATCAGTTACCCAGTGAATATTTGAATAATGTTCCCATTGATGATAAAATTAGCAACGAG aaaccaattgacgacgacgatgaataTAAAATGGAAGATGATGAAAGTGACGACGAAACGACGCTGTTGGAAGAAGAGAAACGACAAGGAAAAGTTGATTATAAATCTGAAATCGCTGAATTACAA gccGATAATAACTTAAGCATAGAAGAACTTATGAAAAAGTACGCTGCCGATGCACCTACTGGAAATTCCATCGATTCGAATTCTCAATCGG AAAGCTCTTCGGAAAGTACCGCCGAAGAAAGTGCAGCCGAAAGCGACGCTAGCGATAATGAAAACAGCACTATCGATAATTCAGACGACGAAGATGATGAAAACGATGaagacgatgatgatgacgacgacgaagacgacgacgatgagagcAAAAGCGACGATTCAGATGAAAGTAGCGATGGTCTCATGTCTTTGTTGAAGGACAGCACATTG GAAAATGGAGATATGAACGAAGAAAATACAGACGAAAAAATCGACGATGTGGCCGCGATTGCTGAAAGTATCCAGCCTAAAGGAAATACGCTGTCTTCAACGAGTGTCGTTACAAAAGTTCCTTTTTTATTGAAACATACCCTTCGCGAGTATCAACATATCGGTTTAGATTGGCTGGTGACCATGTACGAACGTAAATTGAACGGTATATTGGCCGATGAAATGGGTCTGGGTAAGACCATCCAGACTATCGCGCTGTTGGCTCATTTAGCTTCGGATAAAG aggATTGGGGTCCTCATTTAATTATAGTTCCTACGTCTGTGATGCTTAATTGGGAAATGGAATGCAAAAAATGGTGCCCGGCTTTCAAAATATTAACTTATTACGGAAATCCGAAAGAAAGGAAATTGAAAAGATCCG GTTGGACGAAACCAAACACATTCCACGTTTGTATCACTTCGTACAAATTAGTATTACAAGATCATCATTGCTTTCGACGTAAGAAATGGAAGTATCTAATTTTGGACGAAGCGcagaacataaaaaatttcaaatcccaAAGATGGCAACGATTATTGAACTTTGATTCAGAAAG GCGTTTACTATTGACCGGCACCCCTTTGCAAAACAACCTGATGGAGCTATGGTCGCTGATGCATTTCTTGATGCCGAATTTATTCGCTTCTCATCACGAATTTAAAGAATGGTTCTCGAATCCGGTCACCGGTATGATCGAAGGAAACGCCGAATACAacgaaaatatcatcaaaagaCTGCACAAG GTGCTAAGACCGTTCCTTTTACGAAGATTGAAAACTGAAGTCGAAAAGCAGTTACCCAGTAAATACGAACACGTGGTCATGTGCAGATTATCGAATAGACAGCGATATTTATACGATGATTTTATGTCTCGAGCAAA AACCAAGGAAACATTATCTTCGGGCAATCTGCTGAGTGTGATTAATGTTCTTATGCAATTACGTAAAGTTTGCAACCATCCTAATCTATTCGAGCCGAGACCGATCATTTCGCCTTTTCAAATGGAAGCTTTGGATTATCAAACAGCTTCGTTGGTGTTTGCTGCCTTGGATTATGCTCCGTTTGAG CGTGTGAACTTGGACTCGTTGAATTTACGTATCGTCGATTCGGAAACAGAATTGACTGCTTGGGCTGTGCATCGCTTGAATAAATTACGCGTTCCTCGAAGATTAATCCAGGAAATCGACAAAGCTCCCGAGGAACCTCCTCCGTTGCCGAATGTGTTGATGAACGTGCGCTTGAGGAGAAGATCATCGACGCCGGCATCGCGGCCGCTACCACCACTATCTTTATTGTCATCATCAAAATTCGTTGTAGAGACATCTCCGGTGTGTAGCAGTGCTAACAACTCGATAAAATCG AATAACACCTTGATGAAAGGTAACTCTAAAATAACATCGTATTTTAAAACCGCTTCGACGCTGCCGACTTCGGTAGCTACGGTAGTTGCGACGAGCCCGGTTACCACGGTGTCTACGACACCTACGATGTTTCCAGCCGGTATGAAAACTGCCACCGCTGCTACCTACACTGTTGTTAGTAATCCAATATCGGCGCCAGCGACAGGAGCAACAGGATCTGTTGTACCTAAACTGAGATTGGCTCAGGTTTATAGAAACATTGTTCCGCAAGATGACGTAAACa ATATGGCTGTGAAAACAATCAAACCGGTTGGCAATGCGACCACGACGATGCCAATAAGTACAACGAATTTAACGTTTCAATTTAAAGGAG GTACCACATTGAACGCGTTAGCTCCGGGGAAAATCTGTTTTACTACGGCTGGTTCGAAAATCCCCATTCAGGCAACTGTGTTGAGAAATATGTTACCAGTATCGTCACCGTTGAAGATGAATAATAATAACGCCATCGTCGCCACTGCTTCCGGATCATCGCAGCCATCGATTATGCAAACCGTCGGTGGCCAAAAAACGTACATAGCGTTGCCTGCAAATTCCA TGACCATTTCACCGGGTCAGAAAGTTATTCTAAAGAATGTCAATGCCAGTGATCTTAAAGCTCCGGTTATTAAACTACCTCAGCTGGCACAG tcTAATTATTATACCTCGTCGAATGTGCTCGTGAACAACGCTCCGAAAACCACCTCTGTAACGATACCAAAACCGATCAGTGCGACGAACTGCTCACCTACGCAGTCTAACGCCGGGTCTCCATCGTCATCGGCATCATTCGCGTCTAGCCTTAGCTCAGCATCGTCTTCTGGAACAACAACGAGAAGTCGACACCATCACGACAGTAGTAAAATCAAAGAAGATTCCTCGTCGTTGGAAGAC CCGATAATCGTAGAAAAACGTCGTCATATGCGAAGAGAGAAGCTACGTATTTTAGGCGTAACCAACGATCGGAAATCTAGTCCTTACGTTGTGTACGGCAGCGACGTACGAGATTCGCTGAAGATCACGGCGGATGTggcgtcatcgtcgtcgtccaCGTTATCgaattcggattcggattcggaGAAATACTGGAAATACGCCGGCCATGTGAACTGCGTCAACGCTCAGTACGCGAAACACGTGTACGACATGTGTTACACGTTAACGAATGCCTTATCCGATTCGGTGAAGTCTATCGAAGAAAGAATACAAGACTTATCGGAGACTTTTTCGAG ATTCATCGTTTACGTACCGGCTGTGAACGCTAGACGTCCTTCGATGCACGTGTCGCGTCCGAATCCGTCGAAAAGTTGGTCGATGAGGTACACGGAGGCTGTGCTGGAACGCGAATTAACCCCTAAAGCCGTCTGTCTGCATCAGGTCGTTTCGAAAATGAGCACGGCGTTTCCGGACAGTCGGCTTATACAGTACGACTGTGGTAAATTACAAACGTTAGATACGTTATTGCGGCGATTAAAAGCCGGCCAGCATAGGGTACTGATATTCACCCAAATGGCTCGTATGCTCGACGTGCTGGAGACTTTCTTGACCTTCCATGGGCATATCTATCTGCGATTAGATGGCAGTACGAGGATAGATCAGAGACAG gttttaatGGAGAGATTTAACGCCGATAAAAGATATTTCTGCTTTATACTTTCGACTCGTTCCGGTGGTATTGGTGTAAATTTGACGGGAGCTGATACGGTTATATTTTACGATAGTGATTGGAATCCGACGATGGATGCGCAAGCGCAAGATCGATGCCATCGTATCGGACAAACCAGAGATGTGCATATTTATAG ATTGATAAGCGATAAAACAGTGGAGGAAAACATCTTGAAGAAAGCTAATCAGAAGAAATTACTCGGCGATTTGGCCATCGAAGGCGGTAACTTTACAACGGCGTATTTCAAATCT aCCACCATTCACGATTTGTTCAACGTTGATCTCGACGAATCTGATCCGGCTAAACGAATGTCCGATATAGCGCCGCCGGAAGCCACCAATTCGTCTGCGCAGAGCAACGGCTCCGCTGCAGGCACCGCTGCAGTTGCTACCACTGGCGTCGAAAAATCCACGTTGAACGCGTACGAAACCGCTTTAGCTGCGGTCGAAGACGAAACAGACGTGAACGCTGCTAAGACCGCGAAAGAAGAAGCGGTCGCCGAATTGGAAGAATTCGACGAGAATATACCTTTGGTGGATAACGATAACGCAGATAATTCTACTTTACCGACCGAAGCCGAACAAAAAGTTAACGCTCTCTTGGAACAG TTGACGCCGATCGAAAGATGGGCGCTGCAGTTCATGGAAACGGTGGACGCGGAATGGGCCGAAGAGCAGCTGGCCGCAGCCGAAGCCGAAATCGAACAACAGAAAAAAGAATGGGAAATGGAACGTTTAGCCATCGAACAAGCGGACGAACGGTCGAAACGTCGACGCCTAGAAGACGGTAGCGCCGACACAGAAGACGATAACGCATCGACGTCTGCATCGACCAGTTCGGCTCTCTCGACGCATCACAACTTGACGCGTCAGAGTAGCACATCCGGCGGCGATTCGAAGCATCATAATCAGCTCAGTGCGTCGACTAGTGCGGCAGCTGAATCGTCATCGTCTCATCACAGTCGATTACGATCGACGAAAAAAGATAAACAGTCGACGACTCCGGTGACTCGAAGAATGGCTAATAATCGTAGAAGCGTCGCCGGCGGTTCTGGAGCTGGACACGGTGAGAGTAACAACGATACGAGGAAACGGCATGCCGGCAATGCCAGTCGACTAAGTGTGTGA